In Leptospira bourretii, a genomic segment contains:
- the lon gene encoding endopeptidase La — MEDSLPKQIFLLPIKVRPVFPGIITPLIVPPGRFIQSIEESSKGAGFLGLILLKEDESDLPSEDNIFQIGVVARILKKINLPDGGMNILVNTIQRFKINSIHTKEPVLIANVSYPEEELGTSKNNIKALMRTLLILTKELAQNNPLFTEDMKLTMMNVNEPAKMADFVCSILNLEKEEYQSVIEAVQINDRLEKVLLFLKKEIELVVLQKKIQEQINDKIDNQQRQFFLREQLKAIQQELGAGEDKTELKYEKLLERLKSIPVAEEIITEVDREIDKFKNSDPISSDYNVIRNYLDLVDSLPWEKPSEKDVNLIHAKKILNRDHHKLEDVKERILEFLAVHKLNPKSKGSILCLVGPPGVGKTSIAKSVAEALGRKFFRFSVGGVRDEAEIKGHRRTYIGAMPGKLINALKITKERDTVILLDEIDKMSQGYQGDPQSALLEVLDPEQNSNFRDHYLDLPFDLSDVLFIATANTFEPIPRVLLDRMEVIQLSGYITEEKVQIFQKYLWKKIFEKNGLNPDSFSMKKETVALLINSYSRESGLRGLEKTFDKLVRKIALKQVLKEKYSKEIREKDLVEYLGPPPFVDDRMTIPKVPGTALGLAWTNAGGSTLLIEAVLIPGKGGLTLTGQMGKMMEESANIALSFVKNYVNNDSLFEKKAIHLHVPDGATPKDGPSAGITMATALLSLVTDQVIAPGFGMTGELTLTGEVLAIGGLREKIVAAKRVGVKKIIFPKDNEKAFQEIPDYVKRGVTFYPVTRFEEVEKLVFPKSKGKKK; from the coding sequence ATGGAAGACTCTCTTCCAAAACAAATTTTTCTTCTCCCCATTAAGGTAAGGCCAGTATTCCCAGGAATCATCACGCCTTTAATTGTTCCTCCCGGCAGGTTCATCCAATCCATTGAAGAATCATCCAAAGGGGCTGGGTTTTTAGGTCTTATCCTTCTCAAAGAAGATGAATCGGATCTTCCATCGGAAGATAATATTTTTCAAATCGGGGTAGTAGCTCGAATTTTGAAAAAAATCAATCTGCCTGATGGTGGGATGAATATTTTAGTAAACACGATCCAAAGATTCAAAATCAATTCTATACATACAAAAGAGCCGGTATTGATAGCTAACGTAAGTTATCCGGAAGAGGAATTAGGAACTAGCAAAAATAATATCAAAGCTCTGATGAGAACCTTACTCATTTTGACCAAGGAACTCGCACAAAACAATCCTCTGTTTACAGAAGATATGAAACTGACTATGATGAATGTGAACGAACCAGCAAAAATGGCTGATTTTGTTTGTTCGATTCTGAATTTAGAAAAAGAAGAATACCAATCTGTCATTGAAGCTGTCCAAATTAACGATCGTTTAGAGAAGGTTTTATTATTTCTAAAAAAAGAAATTGAGTTGGTAGTTCTTCAGAAAAAAATCCAAGAACAAATTAACGATAAAATTGATAACCAACAACGCCAATTTTTTCTCAGAGAACAACTAAAAGCCATTCAGCAAGAGTTAGGTGCAGGGGAAGATAAAACAGAACTCAAATATGAAAAACTTTTAGAAAGATTAAAGTCCATCCCCGTTGCTGAGGAAATCATCACAGAGGTAGACCGCGAGATTGATAAGTTTAAAAACTCAGATCCGATTTCAAGCGATTACAATGTCATTCGAAATTATTTAGATTTAGTGGATTCCTTACCTTGGGAAAAACCTTCTGAAAAAGATGTAAACTTGATTCATGCCAAAAAAATTCTCAATCGGGATCATCACAAATTGGAAGATGTGAAGGAAAGGATCTTAGAGTTTCTTGCAGTTCATAAACTAAATCCAAAAAGCAAAGGATCGATCCTTTGTTTGGTGGGACCTCCTGGCGTTGGTAAAACATCTATTGCAAAGTCTGTTGCAGAAGCACTTGGTAGAAAGTTTTTTCGATTTTCTGTGGGTGGTGTTAGAGATGAAGCAGAAATCAAAGGGCATAGAAGAACTTATATTGGTGCCATGCCAGGGAAACTCATCAATGCATTAAAAATCACAAAGGAAAGAGACACTGTGATTCTTTTGGATGAAATTGATAAGATGTCGCAAGGATACCAAGGAGATCCTCAATCAGCTTTGCTTGAGGTTTTGGATCCAGAACAAAATTCAAATTTTCGAGACCATTATTTAGATTTACCTTTTGATCTCTCTGATGTACTATTCATCGCCACTGCAAATACATTTGAGCCAATTCCTCGGGTGTTACTAGATCGTATGGAAGTGATTCAGTTATCTGGATATATCACAGAAGAAAAAGTACAAATTTTCCAAAAGTATCTTTGGAAAAAGATATTTGAAAAAAATGGATTAAATCCAGATTCTTTTTCGATGAAAAAGGAAACTGTGGCCCTTCTCATCAATTCCTATTCAAGGGAATCCGGTCTACGAGGACTCGAAAAAACATTTGATAAGTTGGTTCGTAAAATTGCCCTAAAACAAGTGTTAAAGGAAAAGTATTCCAAGGAAATTCGGGAAAAGGATTTGGTTGAATACCTTGGACCTCCTCCATTTGTTGATGACCGAATGACAATTCCAAAAGTTCCAGGTACGGCGCTTGGTCTTGCTTGGACCAATGCAGGTGGTTCAACACTCCTGATTGAAGCAGTTCTCATCCCAGGAAAGGGTGGTCTCACTCTTACTGGCCAAATGGGAAAAATGATGGAGGAGTCAGCTAACATTGCGTTGTCGTTTGTAAAAAATTATGTAAACAATGATAGTTTGTTTGAAAAGAAGGCCATCCATTTGCATGTTCCTGACGGGGCAACTCCCAAAGATGGTCCTAGTGCGGGAATCACAATGGCCACAGCTCTTTTGTCGCTTGTGACAGATCAGGTGATTGCTCCCGGTTTTGGTATGACCGGAGAATTAACGTTAACTGGTGAGGTGCTTGCGATTGGCGGATTACGAGAAAAAATCGTGGCTGCCAAACGTGTGGGAGTGAAAAAAATCATTTTCCCTAAAGATAATGAAAAAGCTTTCCAAGAAATTCCTGATTATGTAAAGCGGGGAGTTACTTTTTATCCTGTGACTCGTTTCGAAGAAGTAGAAAAACTAGTTTTTCCTAAATCCAAAGGTAAAAAGAAATGA
- the uvrB gene encoding excinuclease ABC subunit UvrB, translating to MANFKMVSPFKAAGDQVKAIEDIAKSFGEGKNKITLVGVTGSGKTFTMAEVIARVKKPTLILSHNKTLAAQLFREFKEFFPENAVEYFVSYYDYYQPEAYVPSSDTFIEKDMSMNEEIDKLRLRATSSLLERDDVIIVSSVSCIYGLGSPEDYMNSVVMLRIGDKIDRDQIIRKFLHIQYARNDIDFSRGNFRVRGDTIEIMPSYQEEGIRIELFGDEIDGLSKIDPLTGKVKMKLDRVVVYPAKHFITSGPKIKDAIEKIKEEMAEQKDKFLKQGKHLEAERIESRTNYDMEMLVELGYCSGIENYSRHLTGRSEGERPACLLDYFPNLDFLLIIDESHVTLPQIGGMYAGDRSRKLTLVDFGFRLPSALDNRPLNFEEFETLTPMTLYVSATPDQKEIDKSEAVIEQIIRPTGLLDPVVEVRPTTNQIEDLLNEIRLRIEKKERILITTLTKKMSEDLTDYYKEVGLKIAYLHSEIDTIERTEIIRDLRKGVYDCIVGINLLREGLDIPEVSLVAILDADKEGFLRNYKSLIQTIGRAARNVNGKAILYADRMTDSMKKAISETERRRLIQEAHNTAMGITPQSIIKEIHDILPREMAEEDSKEEALKEMEKEFTLKKYKTKDKLRDALKREMLRYASDLDFEKAAMFRDKMLALGPDKIES from the coding sequence ATGGCAAATTTTAAAATGGTTTCTCCTTTTAAGGCAGCCGGAGACCAGGTCAAAGCAATTGAAGATATTGCTAAGTCCTTCGGCGAGGGTAAAAATAAAATTACACTGGTTGGTGTGACTGGTTCAGGAAAGACCTTTACCATGGCAGAAGTCATCGCCCGTGTCAAAAAACCAACTCTCATTTTGTCACATAACAAAACTCTTGCAGCCCAGCTCTTTCGTGAGTTTAAAGAATTTTTTCCAGAAAATGCTGTCGAGTATTTTGTCTCATATTACGACTATTACCAACCAGAAGCCTATGTTCCTTCTTCTGATACCTTCATTGAAAAAGATATGTCAATGAACGAAGAGATCGACAAACTTCGGTTACGTGCCACTTCTAGTTTGTTGGAACGAGATGATGTCATCATTGTAAGTTCTGTATCTTGTATTTATGGTTTAGGTTCTCCCGAAGACTATATGAACTCTGTGGTTATGTTAAGGATCGGAGATAAAATTGATAGGGACCAAATCATTCGAAAATTTCTCCATATCCAATATGCAAGAAACGATATAGACTTTAGTCGTGGTAATTTCCGTGTGCGTGGGGATACCATTGAAATTATGCCTTCTTATCAAGAAGAGGGAATTCGGATTGAACTATTTGGAGATGAAATTGATGGACTCTCCAAAATTGATCCACTCACCGGAAAGGTAAAAATGAAACTAGACCGAGTGGTGGTTTATCCAGCAAAACACTTTATCACTTCTGGTCCCAAAATCAAAGATGCCATTGAAAAAATAAAAGAAGAGATGGCGGAACAAAAAGATAAGTTCCTTAAACAAGGCAAACACTTAGAAGCCGAACGAATTGAATCTAGAACCAATTATGATATGGAGATGTTGGTTGAACTTGGTTATTGTAGTGGGATTGAAAATTATTCTCGTCACCTAACGGGAAGAAGTGAAGGAGAAAGGCCTGCTTGTTTACTCGATTATTTTCCCAATTTAGATTTTTTACTGATCATTGACGAATCCCATGTGACCCTTCCGCAAATAGGTGGGATGTATGCGGGGGATAGGTCCAGAAAACTAACGTTAGTTGATTTTGGGTTTCGCCTCCCGAGTGCATTGGACAATCGGCCTTTGAATTTTGAGGAATTTGAGACTCTCACACCAATGACTTTGTATGTTTCGGCCACTCCGGACCAAAAAGAAATTGATAAAAGTGAAGCAGTCATTGAACAAATCATTCGACCAACGGGTCTACTGGATCCAGTTGTAGAAGTTCGTCCCACGACAAACCAAATTGAAGATTTGCTAAACGAAATCAGACTTCGTATTGAAAAAAAAGAGCGAATCCTGATTACCACTCTGACCAAAAAAATGTCAGAAGATTTAACTGACTATTATAAGGAAGTTGGATTAAAAATTGCTTACCTTCATTCGGAGATTGATACCATTGAACGAACGGAGATCATTCGAGATTTACGTAAAGGTGTTTATGATTGTATCGTGGGGATCAACTTACTCCGAGAAGGTTTGGACATTCCGGAAGTTTCCCTTGTTGCGATTTTAGATGCTGACAAAGAGGGTTTTTTACGGAATTATAAATCCCTGATCCAGACCATTGGGCGGGCTGCAAGGAATGTGAATGGGAAGGCCATTTTGTATGCAGACCGAATGACTGATTCCATGAAAAAAGCAATCAGCGAAACGGAACGCCGCCGTCTAATCCAAGAAGCACACAACACGGCAATGGGGATCACTCCTCAAAGTATCATTAAAGAAATTCATGATATCCTTCCACGTGAAATGGCGGAAGAGGATAGCAAAGAAGAAGCACTCAAGGAAATGGAAAAAGAATTTACCTTGAAGAAATACAAAACCAAAGACAAGTTACGCGATGCTTTAAAAAGAGAAATGTTGCGTTATGCTTCGGATTTGGATTTTGAAAAAGCGGCCATGTTTCGAGATAAGATGTTAGCACTCGGGCCTGATAAAATAGAGTCATAA
- a CDS encoding ATP-binding protein yields MNDFYSWVFMETQRKFKDNPNTTLEGITSLLEELIKDEIITTNPLDPREYFIAESSPITRKMGTTEQFVILGALSYNPMQYVRARLDYFLKRNGIVEELRMDLCIATVEAVENAAKYGDGGGVEVIFQIDKHKTFTIEMINTVKDFNLEDDIQRGKFSSTATLMRGMMVMQKLFDSVDLEISDNRKQAILKATRKLT; encoded by the coding sequence GTGAACGATTTTTACTCCTGGGTGTTTATGGAAACCCAGCGAAAATTCAAAGATAACCCCAATACAACTTTGGAAGGCATCACCTCTCTTCTCGAAGAATTGATCAAAGACGAAATCATTACCACTAACCCTTTGGACCCAAGGGAATATTTTATTGCAGAATCTTCACCTATCACTCGCAAGATGGGAACGACCGAACAGTTTGTAATTCTTGGTGCTCTTTCCTATAACCCGATGCAATATGTTCGTGCCAGGCTTGATTATTTTCTGAAACGGAACGGAATTGTCGAAGAGTTGCGAATGGATCTATGCATTGCCACTGTGGAAGCTGTGGAAAATGCCGCAAAGTATGGTGACGGAGGTGGAGTGGAAGTGATCTTTCAGATCGATAAACACAAAACCTTTACCATAGAAATGATCAATACGGTAAAAGACTTTAATCTAGAAGATGATATTCAGAGAGGTAAGTTTTCTTCCACAGCAACGCTCATGCGTGGTATGATGGTCATGCAAAAACTTTTCGATTCGGTGGATTTAGAAATCAGCGACAATCGAAAACAAGCTATACTCAAAGCAACTCGTAAACTAACATAG
- a CDS encoding tRNA (cytidine(34)-2'-O)-methyltransferase, protein MEIALYRPEIPPNTGNIARLCVNVGVPLSIVGEPSFDLSEKAVRRAGLDYWKDLDLRRFADFEAFRSQKEAEGSRIFLVSKFGTKVYWDVNFQKTDVFLFGRETSGLPEEIHKSCPPEHIISLPMAEVSRSINLSNAVAIVLYEALRQEKTRTNP, encoded by the coding sequence TTGGAAATCGCACTTTATCGCCCAGAAATACCTCCTAACACGGGTAATATTGCAAGACTCTGTGTCAATGTCGGAGTTCCTCTCTCTATTGTCGGGGAACCGTCTTTTGATCTGTCAGAAAAAGCTGTACGGCGTGCGGGTCTAGACTATTGGAAAGATTTGGATCTTCGTCGTTTTGCAGATTTTGAAGCATTTAGAAGCCAGAAAGAAGCGGAAGGCAGTCGGATTTTCCTGGTTTCTAAATTTGGAACCAAAGTGTACTGGGATGTCAACTTCCAGAAAACGGATGTTTTTTTGTTTGGGAGAGAAACCTCAGGACTTCCGGAAGAAATCCACAAGTCTTGCCCTCCAGAACATATTATTTCCTTACCTATGGCAGAGGTGAGTCGTTCGATCAATCTTTCCAATGCGGTTGCCATTGTACTTTATGAAGCACTGCGCCAAGAAAAAACACGGACTAATCCTTAA